The following are from one region of the Edaphobacter acidisoli genome:
- a CDS encoding acyl carrier protein — MDDIASRCIEIIAKSKSIPPDSIKLTSTFEELNIDSLDKINISFEVEEAFSIEIPDDALGSLRTVGDVVEGVKMLQQKKAATATGSPASATS; from the coding sequence ATGGACGACATTGCCAGCCGCTGTATCGAGATCATCGCCAAGTCGAAGAGCATTCCGCCTGACTCCATCAAGCTCACCAGCACCTTCGAAGAGCTCAATATCGATTCACTCGACAAAATCAACATCTCCTTCGAAGTCGAGGAAGCCTTCAGCATTGAGATCCCCGACGACGCCCTCGGCAGCCTCAGGACTGTCGGCGACGTAGTCGAAGGCGTCAAGATGCTCCAGCAGAAGAAGGCCGCCACGGCCACCGGCAGTCCCGCCAGCGCCACTTCCTGA
- a CDS encoding beta-ketoacyl-[acyl-carrier-protein] synthase family protein produces MNRVVVTGLGCVTPIGSTIEDFTLSLFSGTTGIVPIGHVEGAPEGNPGVRFTQMAQVKDFDPLQYMSTGTATATERAAQLGIVAARKAAEHAKLLEPNSPASLSSHLSEDTAIILGCSCAGRSAEEPQLAGLYLRNIRAHPLTVVRTMANSGAAQVSIDLGITGPVLTISTACASGTHAIGQAFHMVRSGLVTAAIAGGHDAPLTFGFLRAWDSMRVVSPIRCRPFSADRDGMTLGEGAAMFTLETLESAQARNATIYAEIVGFGMSADAHHITQPSSDGAAKAIRMALKDARIQPSEVGYINAHGTGTQANDATEAEAIHKALGADIAPTVPVSSTKSLHGHSIGATGAIEALATVLALHDGKAPFTFGTTEVDPTLHLDVITETPRPLDPARPVALSNSLAFGGLNAVLAIRRF; encoded by the coding sequence GTGAATCGAGTCGTTGTTACAGGTCTTGGCTGCGTCACCCCCATCGGAAGCACCATCGAAGACTTCACCCTCTCGCTCTTCTCCGGAACAACCGGCATCGTGCCCATCGGCCACGTCGAAGGCGCACCCGAAGGCAACCCCGGCGTCCGCTTCACCCAGATGGCGCAGGTCAAAGACTTCGACCCGCTCCAGTACATGTCCACCGGCACCGCCACGGCCACTGAACGCGCCGCGCAGCTCGGCATCGTCGCCGCACGCAAAGCCGCCGAGCACGCAAAGCTCCTCGAACCCAACTCCCCCGCCAGCTTAAGCTCCCACCTGAGCGAAGACACCGCCATCATCCTCGGCTGCTCCTGCGCCGGCCGCTCCGCCGAAGAGCCCCAGCTTGCCGGCCTCTACCTGCGCAACATCCGCGCGCATCCGCTCACCGTCGTCCGCACCATGGCCAACTCCGGCGCGGCGCAGGTCTCCATCGACCTCGGCATCACCGGCCCTGTCCTGACCATCTCCACCGCCTGCGCCTCCGGCACCCACGCCATCGGCCAGGCCTTCCACATGGTGCGCAGTGGCCTCGTCACCGCAGCCATCGCCGGCGGCCACGACGCTCCACTCACCTTCGGGTTCCTCCGCGCCTGGGACTCCATGCGCGTCGTCTCGCCCATTCGCTGCCGTCCATTCTCCGCCGACCGCGACGGCATGACCCTCGGCGAAGGCGCGGCCATGTTCACGCTCGAAACCCTCGAAAGCGCCCAGGCCCGCAACGCCACCATCTACGCCGAGATCGTCGGCTTCGGCATGTCCGCCGACGCCCATCACATCACCCAGCCATCCTCCGACGGAGCCGCCAAAGCCATCCGCATGGCGCTCAAAGACGCGCGCATCCAGCCATCCGAAGTCGGCTACATCAACGCCCACGGCACCGGCACCCAGGCCAACGACGCCACCGAAGCCGAAGCCATCCACAAAGCCCTCGGCGCAGACATCGCCCCCACCGTGCCCGTCAGCTCCACCAAGTCCCTGCACGGCCACTCCATCGGAGCCACCGGAGCCATCGAAGCCCTCGCCACCGTCCTCGCGCTCCACGACGGCAAGGCCCCCTTCACCTTCGGCACCACCGAGGTCGATCCCACACTCCACCTCGACGTCATCACCGAAACCCCGCGCCCACTCGACCCCGCACGTCCCGTAGCGCTCTCCAACTCCCTGGCCTTCGGCGGCCTCAACGCCGTGCTCGCCATCCGCCGCTTCTAG